A single genomic interval of Candidatus Hydrothermales bacterium harbors:
- the priA gene encoding primosomal protein N' has product MFFYDFAVVGIPLSLTYKSEKNIKKGALYYLKVKNKKRIGICIDEKESVFLPEEKILEIGENDYVGLDFPSETLELIRWFKEYYKTSYDKALQFFIPASLSLIEKEYYVYLKDPKSISSKESTILKYIKEKKRVSRKKIIKEFSKSAINFIISLEKKGAIKRVFSLEKKREKNFEFKLTKIEIPKKPTEIQKNIIEEIINEKNKNFFLIHGVTGSGKTYIYREIVKKFLSEGKKALVLVPEISLFPQIAPYFIFDKYKLFLYSFLLKAEEKWNVLLNTLSEEPCVVLGARSSVFLPFKNLGVVIVDEEQEESYKEKEREPFYHIRDVLLKRAEIEKVPLVFGTATPSLETYYNSKKEGKYFFIPNRILGYKNPEVELVSLREEPVRFYLSGKLLENIEDVLKRNKKVILFLNKRGFAHFIQCKNCGYVPMCINCSISLTLYKNKNLLLCHYCGWKEEVPLKCPSCKSTNFKTSSYGTEKVELELKKLFPDRKIKRMDRESISGRKKVFEVFESFIKGEIDILIGTKMIIKGLDNPQVGLASVLYADQEINFPDFRSKEKTFHKLTQLIGRVRKEGKTIIQTYFPEDKIYEKILNFDIKGFYEEELKEREKLNYPPFSKLVIIESNTKINEDGEEILNFIKKRLKESNLKIEVLGPVPPPIVKLKGLYRNRLLIKVKEEKDLKRILNQIPENLKIKIDLNPYDFL; this is encoded by the coding sequence GTGTTTTTCTACGACTTTGCTGTAGTAGGGATACCTTTGTCTTTAACTTATAAAAGTGAAAAGAACATTAAAAAAGGGGCTCTCTACTATTTAAAAGTAAAAAACAAGAAACGGATAGGTATATGTATTGATGAAAAAGAGAGTGTATTTTTACCTGAGGAAAAAATTTTAGAAATAGGAGAAAATGACTATGTAGGTTTAGATTTTCCATCAGAAACTCTTGAACTTATAAGGTGGTTTAAAGAGTATTATAAAACTTCTTACGATAAGGCTTTACAATTTTTTATACCCGCCTCTTTAAGTTTAATCGAAAAAGAATATTATGTTTATTTGAAGGACCCAAAGTCTATTTCAAGTAAAGAAAGTACTATACTCAAATATATAAAAGAAAAAAAAAGAGTATCAAGAAAAAAAATTATAAAAGAGTTTTCAAAAAGTGCAATTAATTTTATTATAAGTCTTGAAAAAAAGGGAGCAATAAAAAGAGTTTTTTCATTAGAGAAAAAAAGAGAAAAAAACTTCGAGTTTAAACTAACTAAAATAGAAATCCCTAAAAAACCCACCGAAATACAAAAAAATATAATAGAGGAAATAATAAATGAGAAAAATAAAAATTTCTTTTTGATACATGGAGTAACAGGTAGTGGTAAGACTTATATCTACAGGGAGATTGTAAAAAAATTTCTCAGTGAGGGCAAAAAGGCTCTTGTACTTGTTCCAGAGATTTCCCTCTTTCCTCAAATAGCTCCATATTTTATTTTTGATAAGTACAAACTTTTCCTATACTCTTTTTTATTAAAAGCAGAGGAAAAATGGAACGTTCTTTTAAATACTCTCAGTGAAGAACCATGTGTTGTCCTTGGAGCAAGATCATCTGTCTTTTTACCTTTCAAGAACTTGGGTGTAGTGATTGTAGATGAAGAACAAGAGGAAAGCTATAAAGAAAAAGAAAGGGAACCCTTTTATCATATAAGAGATGTACTTTTAAAAAGAGCTGAAATAGAAAAAGTTCCTCTTGTCTTTGGAACTGCCACACCATCACTTGAAACTTACTATAATTCAAAAAAAGAAGGAAAATACTTTTTTATTCCGAATAGAATCCTTGGATACAAAAATCCTGAAGTTGAATTAGTTTCTTTAAGAGAAGAACCAGTTAGGTTTTATTTAAGTGGAAAATTACTGGAAAACATAGAGGATGTTTTAAAAAGAAATAAAAAAGTAATTCTTTTTCTAAATAAAAGGGGATTTGCGCACTTTATCCAATGCAAAAACTGTGGATATGTTCCAATGTGTATAAACTGTTCGATATCTTTGACACTTTATAAAAATAAAAATTTGCTTTTATGTCATTACTGTGGTTGGAAAGAGGAAGTCCCTTTAAAATGCCCATCCTGTAAATCCACTAATTTTAAAACTTCTTCTTATGGAACTGAAAAAGTTGAGCTTGAACTTAAAAAACTTTTTCCCGATAGAAAAATAAAAAGAATGGATAGAGAGTCTATATCTGGAAGAAAAAAAGTTTTTGAAGTTTTTGAAAGTTTTATTAAAGGTGAAATTGATATATTAATAGGAACTAAAATGATAATAAAGGGTTTAGATAATCCTCAAGTTGGTCTTGCATCAGTTCTTTATGCTGATCAAGAGATAAATTTTCCTGATTTTAGATCAAAAGAGAAAACCTTTCACAAGTTAACTCAACTTATAGGAAGAGTAAGAAAAGAGGGTAAAACCATTATCCAAACCTATTTTCCAGAAGATAAAATTTATGAAAAAATTTTAAATTTTGATATAAAAGGCTTTTACGAGGAAGAACTTAAAGAAAGAGAAAAACTTAATTATCCACCTTTTTCAAAGTTAGTTATTATCGAATCAAACACTAAAATAAACGAAGATGGTGAAGAGATTTTAAATTTTATAAAGAAAAGATTAAAAGAAAGT
- a CDS encoding GGDEF domain-containing protein, which translates to MVENDRIKILISNFPYILNYLWDRNKTKLVLKELISSNKTPLFIYKKIKNKYVLIESHNIEKNLLPEEINYKDIPFKEFYYFSSLVLDELENAIIFPFFSFDKAIGFVGTLNRPLSEDEILYFYVISLLIELIELQVKVEELVTKDDLTELSNSKYFLVSLRKTLSDKNNHPVTVIIMDLDNFKDINDIHGHFVGGKVLQKVGEFLRNFFLLTDYSYAVISRYGGDEFAFLFPKTSLEEGVIIANTIRKELEEHIIKIRDNLNFKIKASFGVSSFPKSTDKPEKLLVLADKALFEAKKMGKNNVYSIPPVEKI; encoded by the coding sequence ATGGTGGAAAACGATAGAATTAAAATTCTAATTTCTAATTTTCCATATATTCTTAATTACTTATGGGACAGAAATAAAACAAAGTTAGTACTTAAGGAATTGATATCCTCAAACAAAACACCACTTTTTATCTATAAAAAAATCAAAAATAAATACGTATTAATTGAATCGCATAATATTGAAAAAAACTTATTACCTGAAGAAATAAATTATAAGGATATTCCCTTTAAAGAATTTTATTACTTTTCTTCTTTAGTTTTAGATGAATTAGAAAACGCAATTATCTTTCCCTTTTTTAGCTTCGACAAAGCGATAGGATTTGTTGGAACACTAAATAGACCCTTAAGTGAAGATGAAATTTTATATTTTTATGTAATTTCCCTTTTGATTGAATTAATAGAGTTACAGGTAAAAGTAGAGGAACTTGTTACAAAAGATGATTTGACTGAACTATCAAATTCAAAGTACTTTCTTGTTTCACTTAGAAAAACTTTAAGCGATAAAAATAATCATCCAGTAACAGTAATTATTATGGACCTTGATAATTTCAAGGATATAAATGATATTCATGGTCACTTTGTTGGCGGTAAAGTTTTACAAAAAGTAGGAGAATTCTTAAGGAACTTTTTTCTATTAACTGATTATTCTTACGCAGTAATTTCAAGGTACGGTGGAGATGAATTCGCCTTTTTATTTCCAAAAACCTCCTTAGAAGAGGGCGTGATAATTGCAAATACAATAAGAAAAGAATTAGAGGAACATATTATAAAAATAAGAGATAACCTTAATTTTAAAATAAAGGCAAGTTTTGGAGTATCAAGTTTTCCAAAATCAACAGATAAACCCGAAAAATTACTCGTTTTAGCTGATAAAGCTCTTTTTGAAGCAAAAAAGATGGGGAAAAATAACGTATACTCAATACCACCAGTTGAAAAAATTTAA
- a CDS encoding HU family DNA-binding protein, with the protein MTKHVLIQRIHKETGIPRKDVKIVVEKFIEIIKDSIESKEKVSLKGFGIFKVKWRKNRTGRNFSTKEKISIPAQWKVVFEPSPKIKIKN; encoded by the coding sequence ATGACTAAGCATGTATTAATACAAAGAATACATAAAGAAACGGGGATCCCGAGAAAAGATGTAAAAATAGTTGTAGAAAAATTTATCGAGATAATAAAAGACTCTATTGAATCAAAAGAAAAAGTCTCATTAAAAGGTTTTGGAATATTCAAAGTTAAATGGAGAAAAAATAGAACAGGAAGAAATTTTTCGACAAAAGAGAAAATATCAATTCCTGCACAGTGGAAAGTTGTCTTTGAACCATCACCAAAAATTAAAATAAAAAATTAA
- a CDS encoding metallophosphoesterase produces the protein MKKFVVISDTHIPKRAKELPPKVLKEIERSDGIIHAGDFVSYDFYLFLEKNFLIHAVHGNMDEPMLFSFLPETKIFEIENLKIGLFHGIGAPVGIEERVLKKFKNENLDLIIFGHSHRVFNKKIGNTHLFNPGSACDKFFSTVNTFGLIKVNGKNFEIEVIKV, from the coding sequence GTGAAAAAATTTGTTGTCATTTCAGATACTCACATTCCTAAAAGAGCAAAAGAACTGCCTCCTAAGGTACTTAAAGAAATAGAAAGGTCAGATGGAATAATCCACGCAGGCGACTTTGTCTCCTACGATTTTTATCTTTTTTTAGAGAAAAATTTTCTTATTCACGCTGTCCACGGAAACATGGACGAACCCATGCTTTTTAGTTTTCTACCTGAAACAAAGATCTTCGAAATCGAGAATCTAAAAATAGGACTATTCCACGGAATTGGGGCTCCAGTTGGAATCGAAGAGCGAGTTCTAAAAAAGTTTAAAAATGAAAATCTAGATCTAATTATTTTTGGACACTCTCACAGAGTATTTAATAAAAAAATAGGAAACACCCACCTTTTTAACCCTGGATCTGCTTGTGATAAGTTTTTTTCAACAGTAAATACATTTGGCTTAATAAAAGTAAACGGAAAAAATTTCGAAATCGAGGTAATAAAAGTATAA